In Phreatobacter aquaticus, a single genomic region encodes these proteins:
- a CDS encoding polysaccharide biosynthesis protein yields the protein MPELPVSILATELLPGWHTEMVLRMNKLLDGQNILVTGGTGSLGQALVRRIFEGGYGEPERVLVFSRDEAKQHDMRTAFQRKDRATDDLIYRDHSSRLRFRIGDVRSQADLARAIDGIDMIIHAAALKQVPSCEYFPEQAIDTNCLGAINLVEALRSRPNKVQVVVGLSTDKACQPTNVMGMTKALQERILVAANLVSEGTRFVAVRYGNIVASRGSVIPLFLEQIRSGNPVTLTSEKMTRFLMPSSSAVETIFEAIKNARAGEIVVRTAPSVRMTHVVKALLRGRPIPIRITGIRPGEKLHETLITHEEAERTVRMGEFIFLAPMLPEFLDRRPQTDLTRLQTELSSNSDVLDFDETVSLMKAWQVDRWETEPA from the coding sequence ATGCCGGAACTGCCTGTTTCCATCCTGGCGACTGAATTGCTGCCTGGTTGGCACACGGAAATGGTTTTGAGAATGAACAAGCTCTTGGATGGACAGAATATTCTTGTGACTGGCGGGACGGGATCGCTTGGCCAAGCTCTTGTCCGCCGCATCTTCGAAGGAGGTTATGGCGAACCGGAGCGCGTGCTTGTTTTTTCGCGTGACGAGGCCAAACAACATGACATGCGGACCGCCTTCCAACGAAAGGATCGGGCGACCGATGATCTGATTTACCGCGATCATTCGAGCAGGCTGCGCTTCCGGATCGGAGACGTCCGTAGCCAGGCGGATTTGGCGCGGGCGATTGATGGAATCGACATGATCATCCATGCCGCCGCACTGAAGCAGGTGCCTTCTTGCGAGTATTTTCCTGAACAGGCGATCGATACCAATTGCCTCGGCGCGATCAATCTCGTCGAGGCGCTGCGAAGTCGTCCCAACAAGGTTCAGGTCGTCGTCGGGCTCAGCACGGACAAGGCGTGTCAGCCGACCAACGTAATGGGAATGACCAAGGCATTGCAGGAGCGGATTCTTGTGGCCGCCAACCTTGTTTCGGAAGGGACCCGTTTCGTTGCGGTGCGCTACGGCAATATCGTTGCATCACGAGGATCGGTGATCCCACTCTTCCTCGAACAGATCCGATCTGGAAATCCGGTGACACTGACGTCGGAGAAAATGACCCGCTTCCTGATGCCCAGTTCCTCGGCCGTGGAGACAATTTTTGAGGCCATCAAGAACGCTCGCGCCGGCGAGATTGTTGTCAGGACGGCGCCGTCCGTCCGGATGACGCACGTCGTAAAGGCACTGCTGCGTGGGCGGCCGATTCCGATCCGCATTACCGGGATTCGACCCGGTGAAAAGCTGCATGAAACACTGATCACGCATGAAGAAGCTGAACGGACGGTGAGAATGGGCGAGTTCATCTTCCTTGCGCCGATGTTACCGGAGTTCTTGGATCGACGGCCGCAGACGGATTTGACACGGTTGCAGACTGAGCTCTCCTCCAATTCGGACGTTCTCGATTTTGATGAAACGGTGTCGTTGATGAAAGCTTGGCAGGTTGATCGCTGGG
- a CDS encoding glycosyltransferase, with translation MKRAIVAIVTDYAPPATRGGAVRALTAMTGAIHDRVDLRVITRDHDALTGAPLEVDSSDRWVRENGIQILRLSRKAVILRSLHRTIAETGASNIFTNSLFSRLTQKLLARRCLSSTALPPLVIAPEGELDAGALAVKPLRKHVWLSLATRTGLLRNVTWKAASEIERAAIRRAVPGATVTLLPYVTRPTPALGQRGTKVTGNGRLLFLSRIAPKKNLRFLLQCLRNAPQGTELTIVGPIDDTAEWESCKRIIRSLPPGVQARYLGEVAPADVWRHYQAADAFVLPTLGENHGYAIEDAVRAGCPPLISDRTPWSFLGDEAAGFVLPLDDSATWTAAIADIVAMDEDRHAAMRARCHAVARRLTSDEKLVDGYVRLLTGTPTD, from the coding sequence ATGAAACGCGCGATTGTCGCCATCGTGACTGACTACGCGCCACCCGCAACACGTGGTGGCGCCGTACGCGCTCTCACCGCGATGACAGGAGCCATACACGACCGTGTCGACTTGCGCGTGATCACCAGGGACCATGATGCGCTGACCGGCGCACCTCTCGAAGTGGACAGCTCGGACCGATGGGTCAGAGAGAATGGCATCCAGATCCTGCGCCTGTCCCGCAAGGCCGTGATCCTGCGATCGCTCCATCGCACCATCGCGGAAACGGGGGCCTCAAATATCTTTACCAACAGCCTGTTCTCGCGTCTGACGCAAAAGCTGCTGGCCCGGCGCTGTTTATCGAGCACAGCATTGCCGCCCCTCGTCATCGCCCCCGAGGGCGAACTCGACGCGGGGGCTCTTGCGGTGAAACCGTTGCGCAAGCACGTGTGGTTGTCCCTAGCGACCCGCACCGGCTTGCTCCGAAACGTGACATGGAAGGCCGCATCGGAGATCGAACGCGCTGCGATACGCAGAGCAGTACCAGGAGCCACGGTGACATTGCTACCCTATGTCACCAGACCGACCCCGGCCCTTGGACAGCGCGGGACAAAGGTCACAGGAAACGGCCGACTGCTCTTCCTGTCGCGGATCGCACCGAAGAAGAACCTGCGGTTTCTCCTGCAATGCCTCCGCAATGCGCCGCAGGGAACCGAACTGACGATTGTCGGACCGATCGACGACACAGCCGAATGGGAGAGCTGCAAGCGGATCATCAGGTCCCTGCCGCCGGGGGTCCAGGCGCGCTATCTGGGCGAAGTCGCGCCAGCGGATGTGTGGCGCCACTATCAGGCAGCGGATGCCTTTGTGCTGCCGACACTTGGAGAGAACCATGGCTACGCCATCGAGGACGCTGTGCGTGCCGGCTGCCCTCCCCTGATCAGCGACCGCACACCCTGGAGTTTCCTGGGCGACGAGGCCGCGGGTTTCGTCCTGCCACTTGACGATTCTGCGACCTGGACAGCGGCCATCGCAGATATCGTCGCGATGGATGAGGACCGTCACGCGGCCATGAGGGCGCGCTGCCATGCCGTTGCGAGGCGCCTGACGTCCGACGAGAAGCTTGTCGACGGATATGTGCGATTGCTCACAGGCACCCCGACAGACTAG